From the Micromonospora echinospora genome, the window GTCGTCGGTCAGCTCGGCCAACCGCCGGGTGGCGTCCGACTCGCTCTTGGCCTGGATGCCCTGCTTGACCCGCTCCTGGGCGGCGGGGGTGAGATCCTCCAGGTCGGCGGCACTGGTGCGGTGGACGTTGGAGAGGTCCAGGCCGGCGATCTGCCCGGGCACGCCCTGGAAGACGGCGAGCTGCCCGTCGTCCGTGGCGCCGACGTAGTACTGCCGCTGGGTGTAGCTCCAACTGGCGAAGAGGCCACCACCGAGGATGGCGAGCAGGACGACCAGCAGCAGGGCGGTGCGTACCGGCCGGTGTCGGCGACGCTCCGGCTCGTCGTCGCGGTTCGCCGGGGGCTCCTCGGGAGCCGACGGCCGGGGCGCGTTCAGGGCCGAGGCACGGGCCGCCGGGGTGGAGACGTCCGCCGAGGTCGCCATGCCCCGGTCACGGGCCGCCGCGCCGCCGACGATCGGGCTGGCCTCGACGATGTCGTGGTCGGTCGCGTCGGCGATGATCACGGTGATGTTGTCCGGCCCGCCGCCGCGGAGCGCCAACTGCACCAACCGCTCGACACACTGCTGCGGGTCGGTGTACTCGCGCATGGTGTCCGCGATGGTCTCCGCGCTGACCACGCCGGAGAGGCCGTCGCTGCAGATGAGGTACCGGTCGCCGGGAAGGACCTGTCGGACGCTGTACTCCGGGTCGATGTCCCGGCCGTCCAGAGCCCGGGTGAGCAGCGAGCGCTGGGGGTGGCTGCTCGCCTCCTCCGCGCTGATCCGACCCTCGTCGACGAGCATCTGGACGTAGGTGTCGTCCTTGGTGACCTGGGCGAACTCGTTGTTACGAAGGAGGTAGGCCCGGGAGTCACCGATGTGCACCATGCCGAGCTTGGTGCCGGAGAAGAGGATGGCGGTGAGTGTCGTGCCCATCCCCTCGAGCTGGGGATTGGCGTCCACGGTGTCGCGGAGCTGCTGGTTGGCGGTGTCCACGGCCTGTCGCAGCGCGTCGACGAGCGCGTCCCCGGGGACGTCCTCGTCGAGCGGCGCCATGGCACCGATGACGATGTTGCTGGCGACGTCACCGGCGGCCATGCCGCCCATGCCGTCGGCGACGGCGAGAAGCCGCGGTCCGGCGTAGACGGAATCCTGGTTACCGTCTCGGATCAGACCGCGGTCACTGTGGGCCGCATAGCGCAGGGTCAGAGTCATGGCCGT encodes:
- a CDS encoding BofC C-terminal domain-containing protein — encoded protein: MTLTLRYAAHSDRGLIRDGNQDSVYAGPRLLAVADGMGGMAAGDVASNIVIGAMAPLDEDVPGDALVDALRQAVDTANQQLRDTVDANPQLEGMGTTLTAILFSGTKLGMVHIGDSRAYLLRNNEFAQVTKDDTYVQMLVDEGRISAEEASSHPQRSLLTRALDGRDIDPEYSVRQVLPGDRYLICSDGLSGVVSAETIADTMREYTDPQQCVERLVQLALRGGGPDNITVIIADATDHDIVEASPIVGGAAARDRGMATSADVSTPAARASALNAPRPSAPEEPPANRDDEPERRRHRPVRTALLLVVLLAILGGGLFASWSYTQRQYYVGATDDGQLAVFQGVPGQIAGLDLSNVHRTSAADLEDLTPAAQERVKQGIQAKSESDATRRLAELTDDDPANPNLKPICPPSPTATPGPTTPAPTPTQASPAAGAQVTPTPSAVPSATPTPTPTPDALPTDTVPSVPEPAGCRSPE